From one Tiliqua scincoides isolate rTilSci1 chromosome 14, rTilSci1.hap2, whole genome shotgun sequence genomic stretch:
- the XBP1 gene encoding X-box-binding protein 1, with protein sequence MAPLPGPAQPPPQPRLLLLPAAPAPRKRQRLAHLSAEEKALRRKLKNRVAAQSARDRKKARMGELERQALELEEQNQALLAENLQLKERAQSLALENCRLRLRLGLPAPAQDGEPEAAATAAAPLKVETPEPQEGATGPAESAALSLRVPLQQGQAQQSPASSAASAWIRMAWTLRMLSLISSWAFWTAWIQTCSSGTVAPKQPAWSTCSRGCTEKTIPYQPPPVPLWGPQHPAWKPLMN encoded by the exons ATGGCGCCCCTGCCGGGCCCCGCGCAGCCCCCGCCCCAGCCGCGGCTCCTGCTGCTGCCCGCCGCCCCCGCGCCCCGCAAGCGGCAGCGCCTCGCCCACCTCAGCGCCGAGGAGAAGGCGCTGCGCAG GAAGCTGAAGAACCGCGTGGCGGCCCAGAGCGCGCGCGACCGCAAGAAGGCCCGCATGGGCGAGCTGGAGCGGCAGGCGCTGGAGCTGGAGGAGCAG AACCAGGCGCTGCTGGCGGAGAACCTGCAGCTGAAGGAGCGCGCCCAGAGCCTGGCGCTGGAGAACTGCCGGCTGCGCCTCCGCCTCGGCCTGCCCGCCCCCGCCCAGGACGGGGAGccggaagcagcagcaacagcagccgcCCCCCTGAAG GTGGAGACGCCGGAGCCCCAGGAGGGAGCGACCGGGCCCGCTGAGTCCGCAGCACTTAGCCTACGTGTGCCTCTGCAGCAGGGACAGGCCCAGCAGTCGCCCGCCTCCTCAGCGGCCTCCGCCTGGATCCGGATGGCCTGGACTCTTCGGATGCTGAG TCTGATCTCCTCTTGGGCATTCTGGACTGCCTGGATCCAGACATGTTCCTCCGGGACAGTGGCCCCGAAGCAGCCTGCTTGGAGCACCTGCAGCAGGGGGTGTACGGAGAAGACGATTCCCTACCAGCCTCCCCCTGTCCCACTGTGGGGCCCGCAGCACCCAGCCTGGAAGCCGTTAATGAACTGA
- the CCDC117 gene encoding coiled-coil domain-containing protein 117 isoform X2 encodes MAALRGAFPGAAPASDLLPPGGPRLLGGGRPLPPAPPQRRPPRAPPGQRQKRRLQEAADGRPPSKRRLTAAPPVGVEDWGLSLAPPMGTLPGTPSTLEVPCYEEMEQAMGEPPCEAARREFQEIEDRIIDDDDDSDDSVLVEGSVGSLPTLVLSDTLKTGLKRDYEGDLTKKIVESINEQICFGLDQEAQGPWLASSG; translated from the exons ATGGCGGCGCTGCGCGGGGCCTTCCCGGGGGCGGCCCCCGCCTCCGACCTCCTGCCCCCCGGGGGGCCCCGCCTGCTGGGAGGGGGCCGCCCACTCCCCCCCGCGCCCCCCCAGCGCCGCCCGCCCCG GGCCCCCCCAGGCCAGCGGCAGAAGCGCAGGCTGCAGGAGGCGGCGGACGG CCGCCCCCCGAGCAAGCGGAGGCTGACGGCGGCACCACCGGTGGGCGTGGAGGACTGGGGCCTGAGCCTGGCCCCGCCGATGGGCACTCTTCCTGGCACACCCAGCACGCTGGAGGTCCCCTGCTATGAGGAGATGGAGCAGGCGATGGGCGAGCCGCCCTGTGAGGCTGCCCGCAGGGAGTTCCAGGAGATCGAGGACAG GATAATCGATGATGACGATGACAGTGACGACTCGGTGCTCGTGGAGGGGAGTGTCGGCAGCCTGCCCACACTTGTCCTCTCGGACACGCTGAAAACAGGGCTGAAGAGGGATTACGAAGGAGACCTCACCAAGAAAATCGTTGAGTCCAT AAATGAGCAAATTTGCTTTGGCTTGGACCAAGAGGCTCAAGGACCCTGGCTGGCTTCATCAGGCTGA
- the CCDC117 gene encoding coiled-coil domain-containing protein 117 isoform X1, protein MAALRGAFPGAAPASDLLPPGGPRLLGGGRPLPPAPPQRRPPRAPPGQRQKRRLQEAADGRPPSKRRLTAAPPVGVEDWGLSLAPPMGTLPGTPSTLEVPCYEEMEQAMGEPPCEAARREFQEIEDRIIDDDDDSDDSVLVEGSVGSLPTLVLSDTLKTGLKRDYEGDLTKKIVESMSRPSMELVLWKPLPAFLPEKSKPVPTKSYKPVAEGGRARPAAPHAAFHPPPEELAEPQPAEMPSDLCGAVGPPGGAEEEMEL, encoded by the exons ATGGCGGCGCTGCGCGGGGCCTTCCCGGGGGCGGCCCCCGCCTCCGACCTCCTGCCCCCCGGGGGGCCCCGCCTGCTGGGAGGGGGCCGCCCACTCCCCCCCGCGCCCCCCCAGCGCCGCCCGCCCCG GGCCCCCCCAGGCCAGCGGCAGAAGCGCAGGCTGCAGGAGGCGGCGGACGG CCGCCCCCCGAGCAAGCGGAGGCTGACGGCGGCACCACCGGTGGGCGTGGAGGACTGGGGCCTGAGCCTGGCCCCGCCGATGGGCACTCTTCCTGGCACACCCAGCACGCTGGAGGTCCCCTGCTATGAGGAGATGGAGCAGGCGATGGGCGAGCCGCCCTGTGAGGCTGCCCGCAGGGAGTTCCAGGAGATCGAGGACAG GATAATCGATGATGACGATGACAGTGACGACTCGGTGCTCGTGGAGGGGAGTGTCGGCAGCCTGCCCACACTTGTCCTCTCGGACACGCTGAAAACAGGGCTGAAGAGGGATTACGAAGGAGACCTCACCAAGAAAATCGTTGAGTCCAT GAGCCGTCCCTCCATGGAGCTGGTGCTTTGGAAGCCTCTCCCTGCATTCCTCCCTGAGAAATCCAAGCCTGTTCCTACTAAGAGCTACAAGCCAGTGGCAGAGGGGGGCCGTGCCAGGCCAGCTGCCCCGcatgctgccttccacccaccgcCAGAGGAGTtagctgagccacagccagcagaGATGCCTTCAGACCTCTGTGGTGCTGTGGGCCCCCCTGGGGGTGCTGAAGAGGAGATGGAGCTGTAG